The genomic stretch AGAAACACTGGTTTGCTCCAATTTATGGCACTCATATGTACAGAATGGTTAATAGAATGAAGGCAATAAAATCTGATCTGAAAcaattgaatagagataattttcATGATGTGGAAAAAAATGCCCAGATCATGCTCATGACCCTCCATAATATTCAAGACGGGTTATAATCTAGACCTACTGACCAACAGCTTATTGAGGCAGAGAAGCAGGCAGCTGTTGGCTTTAAAGTCTTGGATGAAGCTAGGGTTGCTTTTTTGGCACAAAAAGCTAAAGTGAACTGGTTAGAGGAGGGAGATGATAACACTGCATTTTTTCATTCTACTATAAAGAAGAGAAGAGTTTCTAATAAGGTTGTGCAAATTGAAGATGAGACTGGGAATGTTCTTACTCAGATCCAGGATATAAATGCAGCTTTTGAGAATTACTACATTCAGTTACTGGGGACTAGCTGCCCTGTTAAAGGGGTTCATCACCCAACTATTAGGCATAGTACCATTTTAACTGAGCAGCATCACAGATGCCTTGCTAGGTCAGTTACTGGGGATGAAGTTAGACGAGCTATATTTTCAATTCCTGGCAATAAGTCTCCGAGTCCTGATGGGTTCAATTATCAATTTTTTAAGGATGCTTGGGGGGTGATTGGAGGTGATGTTGTTGTTGCTGTACAAGATTTCTTTATAACTGGAAAGCTTCTCAAGCAGATCAATAACACTACTCTCACTCTTATACCTAAAGTGGATATGCCAAAGAGTGTAAATCAATTTCGACCTATAGCCCATTGTAATACTATATACAAGTGCATTGCTAAGATTTTATGCAACAGACTGGGTGAGATATTACCTGATATAATTAGTCCTACACAAAGTGCCTTCATTAAAGATCGAGACATTGTTGAAAATATCTTGATCTGCCAAGATCTTAATAAACTCTACAATAGAAAACATTGCTCTCCCCGAGTGATAATGAAGCTGGATTTGCAAAAAGCGTatgtgtaatactacgtatttatgagtctctgggtactctatcgagtaggccttactctgtcgagtaagggcgagttgcagattaaaatagtttctgacctgttgggtactcgatcgagtaacgtgggtactcgatcgagtaagggggtactcgatcgagtaccttagctactcgatcgagtagccggtttacggggagttatttctcgggttttgttaataatgcgattagagtatataatacttccgccattgttcttaaaacaattttcaaaacctaatcattgtgagaagagaaatcaaactacgtccttcactttaatcgcattgttggcaaatcccggagcttggaaggtcggatttcacctttctttataccgttgtgatccttgcgtcgagggtaagacctatataccgtttttataatgtttctttaaagttggttaaaccctaatttggggaattgggggttttgtagtatgttatgcttggtagtgattatatgtttgtatgttaggaggaggattcgtagaggaagctttttgatatcagctgtgagatcgtctgattattGTGCTtcccaggtagggtttccctactcagtattagttacataatgtgtggtgattgtgctgtaattagtgattgttgattgattcagacggttgttgatgttgtgttgtgattgtgattgcttgtctctggttctcgagatgcgttctcggctgagtggagtcacttgcgggagtggcttcacgccctaatttcgcccttcgtggaacccgccacggaaggggatgtgcacattaatgggacagggttatcgctcggtatgatgagcggggatttggtgggtacggctgcggtcccccatcgcgggcggtggtccagtggacagtcggagacggagattgattggagtgggtgattgtgtgtgactgtttgagctatgttgtttatcttctcttgttgattatataaattgtgtaattagtactgaccccggtttattgttttaaaacctgcggtgatccattcggggatggtgagcagagattgagcaggtatgagttgagtactgggatagctgggatgtgtcacggtctgatgatagaagtcttccactgtagcttagtagttttcataaacatttcagttagatcgGTAGAcatttggtttgagaacatgtattcgtattttggtttggtttttggattgtaacctttcactaaagtatttctatttaaacgttgtttcattattgtttattttattatcattgcctcgagtaaccgagatggtaacatccttatacctgggtggtcctggtatggcacttggagtatgggggtgttacaaaatggtatcagagcgacgatcctgaaacctgtaaccaatgaacctaatgaatatagggagtcaattaaaatgaacccggggtaaaggttgtaggagcaaatgcaaaggcttgggagacgttctaaagtcgcgaactcgccctacaatttcgaaccggtcacatggggggaatatATGTCAAGTCGTACGTGTTGTTTGTTCGctggtgtgtggatgtgatgaagtatgttgtaattgttggatgtttggagtagaaagttgagaatatgaatgaaagattgatgagacatataAAACTGTTGTTGGAA from Silene latifolia isolate original U9 population chromosome 2, ASM4854445v1, whole genome shotgun sequence encodes the following:
- the LOC141640770 gene encoding uncharacterized protein LOC141640770; this translates as MGFWNIRGLNKINKQMDIRRFLHLNKLDIFGLIETRVKHNKWMKVSNFISGSWSVCTNHQSHKGGRIWVLWNPQALTLDVQHISTQTVHTRVTDRGRNLTYWVTFVYGFNKAVDRKVLWSTLENYHKVTPGAWLIGGDFNNILHSNERIGATITSVEMAPFQHCVQNCGVEDIKAMGYFLTWTNKQEVHSRFYSRIDRALINDEWLNLFPESFANFLPEGVYDHSLVSFSWNQQTGLGIFPLDILICGRKLLISWVSLRNTEKQAAVGFKVLDEARVAFLAQKAKVNWLEEGDDNTAFFHSTIKKRRVSNKVVQIEDETGNVLTQIQDINAAFENYYIQLLGTSCPVKGVHHPTIRHSTILTEQHHRCLARSVTGDEVRRAIFSIPGNKSPSPDGFNYQFFKDAWGVIGGDVVVAVQDFFITGKLLKQINNTTLTLIPKVDMPKSVNQFRPIAHCNTIYKCIAKILCNRLGEILPDIISPTQSAFIKDRDIVENILICQDLNKLYNRKHCSPRVIMKLDLQKAYV